The Roseofilum reptotaenium CS-1145 genome includes a region encoding these proteins:
- a CDS encoding glycosyltransferase family 2 protein: MNASPTLPTVETTPKPEISVIAPIYNEVESLPLLVEAISKILPQTQRTYELICVDDGSSDGSTELLTELAHKTPHLKAVILRRNYGQTPAMAAGFEYAQGNIFITLDADLQNDPADIPLLLETIEQGYDLVSGWRKQRQDDAVTRLLPSKIANWIIGKVTGVQLHDYGCSLKAYRAEVVADMNLYGELHRFLPALAFIEGARITEIPVRHHARQYGKSKYGLGRTFRVLMDLLTVWFMKTFLTRPMHIFGSMGLLSMFVGFLLGIYLTILKFGFGEEIGGRPLLILVVVLLLTGIQLFCFGLLGELLMRTYHESQNRPIYRVRSVIHQ, translated from the coding sequence ATGAATGCTTCCCCAACTCTGCCTACCGTTGAAACCACTCCTAAGCCCGAAATTTCCGTGATTGCTCCCATTTACAACGAAGTAGAAAGCCTGCCGCTATTGGTAGAGGCGATCTCCAAAATACTCCCCCAAACCCAACGCACCTACGAACTCATCTGCGTCGATGATGGCTCCAGCGACGGCTCCACAGAACTCTTAACCGAACTCGCCCACAAAACCCCCCATCTCAAAGCCGTTATTCTACGGAGAAATTATGGTCAAACCCCAGCCATGGCTGCTGGATTTGAATATGCCCAAGGAAATATTTTCATTACCCTTGATGCCGATCTTCAAAACGACCCCGCCGACATTCCCCTACTCCTAGAAACCATCGAACAAGGCTACGATCTCGTCAGTGGTTGGCGCAAACAACGCCAAGATGATGCAGTCACTAGGCTCCTACCCTCTAAAATCGCCAACTGGATCATCGGCAAAGTTACAGGAGTCCAACTCCATGACTACGGATGCTCCCTCAAAGCCTATCGCGCCGAAGTTGTCGCCGATATGAACCTCTATGGAGAACTCCACCGCTTCTTACCCGCCTTAGCCTTTATCGAAGGAGCCAGAATCACCGAAATTCCAGTACGCCACCATGCTCGGCAGTACGGCAAAAGCAAATATGGTCTAGGACGCACCTTCCGAGTCTTAATGGATCTCCTAACCGTTTGGTTTATGAAGACATTTCTCACCCGGCCCATGCACATCTTTGGCTCCATGGGCCTACTCTCGATGTTTGTGGGATTTCTGTTGGGGATCTACCTCACCATCCTCAAGTTCGGTTTTGGCGAAGAAATAGGCGGCCGTCCCCTACTCATTTTAGTCGTAGTCCTTCTCTTGACTGGCATACAGCTATTTTGCTTTGGTTTGCTCGGAGAACTCCTCATGCGAACCTACCATGAATCTCAAAATCGACCCATCTATAGAGTGCGATCCGTTATTCACCAGTAA
- a CDS encoding lysylphosphatidylglycerol synthase transmembrane domain-containing protein, translating to MKRFLERLVSTLKPYLRWFIVGLALFFLAKAFKDHWQEVLAIRISGWGWMSLAIALLITIAAHIWSGWIWGWILAEFNQRVKAIWSIQTYLITNIGKYLPGNVWHFYGRIRAAQSVGVPGAIAILSTLMEPLLMAASALILAAGASPQSRGLLQGVTLVIVLIGVHPRILNPILTFLSKKKAKGDLAAQEQPSAELKRYPLKPLLGEMGFLLIRGLGFLFALAALSTIEMAQVPQLLSAFSFAWLLGLVIPGAPGGLGVFEATAIALLDGVYPPAIILSGVALYRVISVLAEAIGALLAWLYKQFSLKNP from the coding sequence CTACGATGGTTTATTGTGGGGCTGGCGTTGTTTTTTCTGGCCAAAGCCTTCAAAGATCATTGGCAGGAGGTACTGGCAATCCGCATCAGTGGGTGGGGATGGATGAGTTTGGCGATCGCCCTTCTGATTACGATCGCCGCTCATATTTGGTCAGGCTGGATCTGGGGCTGGATTTTAGCCGAGTTCAACCAACGAGTTAAAGCCATTTGGAGCATTCAAACCTATCTGATCACCAATATTGGCAAATATTTGCCCGGTAATGTCTGGCACTTCTATGGTCGCATTCGAGCCGCTCAAAGTGTGGGTGTTCCAGGAGCGATCGCCATCCTCAGCACCCTAATGGAACCCCTACTCATGGCAGCTTCAGCCCTGATCCTAGCCGCAGGTGCGAGTCCTCAAAGCCGAGGACTGCTGCAAGGAGTAACTTTAGTCATCGTCTTGATAGGCGTTCATCCTCGGATATTGAATCCTATCCTCACTTTTCTCTCGAAAAAGAAAGCAAAAGGAGACCTAGCAGCCCAGGAGCAACCCTCAGCCGAATTAAAGCGCTATCCCTTAAAACCCTTACTCGGTGAAATGGGATTTCTCTTGATTCGAGGACTAGGATTTTTATTTGCCCTGGCAGCCCTATCGACCATAGAAATGGCGCAAGTTCCCCAACTCTTAAGTGCCTTTAGCTTTGCCTGGTTACTCGGCTTAGTCATTCCCGGCGCACCCGGAGGATTGGGAGTCTTTGAAGCCACAGCGATCGCCCTCTTGGATGGAGTCTATCCACCTGCTATCATCCTCAGTGGAGTCGCCTTATATCGGGTCATTAGTGTATTAGCAGAGGCGATCGGCGCTCTACTCGCCTGGCTTTATAAACAGTTTAGTCTCAAGAACCCCTAA